A window of Roseobacter fucihabitans genomic DNA:
GCCATCGTCTACATCCAAACCTGTGCCGCGGAAAAACGACGACGCCGCAAGCGGGGGCTTTTTCCAGATCCGGACAAACGTGTCTTTATCAACACAGACGTCTGCGAAGGCTGCGGTGATTGTGGGGTTCAATCCAACTGCGTGTCCATCGTTCCAAAAGAAACGGCACTGGGTCGCAAACGCGCGATCGATCAATCCTCCTGCAACAAAGATTACAGCTGTATCAAGGGGTTCTGCCCTTCTTTCGTGACATTGGAAGGCGCGCAGCCGCGTAAATCGCCGACGACAACGCTTGATATTCCGACCCTGCCGGACCCGGAATTGCCAGTGATCAACGGCACATGGAACGTCGTAATCACGGGTGTCGGGGGTACGGGCGTGGTCACGATTGGGGCGGTCATGGCGCAAGCCGCGCATATCGACGGCAAAGGCGCGGGTATGATGGAAATGGCGGGCTTGGCGCAAAAAGGCGGTGCGGTGCACATCCATTGCCGCATCGCCGAAAAGCCGGGGGATATCCGCGCGATACGGGTCGCCACCGGTGAGGCGGATGCTTTGATCGGCGGGGATCTTGTTGTCTCAGCGGGGGCGAAAACCCTTGGGCTGACACGGGCGGGGCGCACGGGTGCCGTCGTCAACAGCCATGAAATCATAACCGGGGATTTCACCCGCGACACTGAATTCCAACTCCCAAGCGCGCGCCTGTCTCTCGCGCTTGAGGCGCGCCTCAAGGATCACGTTGATCTTTTTGATGCTTCCGAACTGGCACGCGCGACACTCGGGGATTCCATCTTTTCCAACATGATGATTTTTGGCGCGGCCTGGCAGCGCGGCCTGGTTCCTCTTTCCCTTGGCGCGATTGAGGAAGCGATTGCATTAAATGGCACCGCCGTGGAGCGCAACAGGCGGGCCTTTGAAATCGGACGCTGGTCGGTGCTGTTTCCGCAGGAAGCTGGCGCGGTATCGCGCCCCAATGTGGTCAAGACACCCGAAAGCCAGGCAGAGCAGATCGCCTTTCGGGTTAATCACCTCAAGGCCTATCAGGGCAAGCGTTTAGCCAAGAGATATGAGACCTTGATCAATGCTATCGAAGATGACGAGGTGAAGGCAGAGGCTTTGAAATCCTACCATAAGCTTTTGGCCTATAAGGACGAATATGAGGTCGCGCGCCTGTTGCTCTCAACCCGTGAAAAGGCCGCGGCGGCATTTGACGGTGCGTTCAAAATGACCTTTCACCTCGCGCCGCCGATGCTGTCCAAAGCCGGTCCGGATGGGCGCCCGATGAAACGGGAATTTGGCCCGTGGCTGGAAAAGCTTCTGCGGCTCTTGGCAAAATTCAAATGGCTGCGTGGCACATTTCTCGATCCTTTTGGTTACACGGATGAGCGGCGCATGGAGCGCGCGCTGATCCGGCAATTCGAGCGCGATATCGCGGAGGTTCTCCCCCTTTTGAATGACAACACGCGCCCTGCAATCGTTGCCCTCGCAGCCTTGCCGCAGAAGATCAGAGGGTTTGGACCGGTCAAGCAGACGCATGAAACAGAAGCCGCGAAAACGCGCGAAACCCTCTTGACGGTGATCCGATCTGGCGGTGTGCAATCCGCTGAGGCAGCGGAGTGATTTGTCACATAACTGTGGAGTTGCGCGGATGCTAAACTTGGCGCAAGCAGATGGTGCATTCTCGAAAGCAGATCTCCATGAGATCGCGCGGTTTCACCGCTCTGATCGTGGCGCAATCGTGCGCTGGTTGACTTTGATACTCGCGCCAATCGCCTGTTTCAGATTGTAAGCCATGCGCAGGCGGAGTTGCTGATCAAGGGCTTTCGCGAATGCGCCGGTGCGCATTGCAATTGGGCGTGACATCATTGAGCCATGGGCAACAGATTGCAAAGCGATGATGGATTTTCTTTGCAAAGCAACGTATGGGCTTTGCACGTACCCGGAAAAGCGGTTTGTTCTGGGCAATGACATTGAAGATCGGCATCGCGTTTGACCGGATGTCCAAGAGGGTTCGCACACCATGGCAATCGGGATTTTTGATAGTGGTTTGGGCGGGTTGACCGTGCTGGATGCCGTACAAAAGCGGTTGCCCGATGTGCCGTTTGTTTACCTTGCCGATAGCGCGCATGCGCCCTACGGCGTGCGGACCGCTGATGATATTTTTGAATTGACCTGTGCGGCTGTCGCGCGACTTTTCGAAGCGGGGTGCAGTTTGGTTATTCTGGCCTGCAATACCGCGTCGGCGGCGGCATTGCGGCGCATGCAGGAATCGTGGGTGCCTCCGGACAAACGGGTGTTGGGTGTTTTCGTGCCCTTGATTGAAGCGATGACAGAACGCCAATGGGGCGACAATTCGCCGCCGCGCGAGGTCAATGTCAAACATGTGGCCCTTTTTGCAACCCCTGCGACGGTGGCCAGTCGGGCGTTCCAGCGTGAATTGGCCTTTCGTGCTATCGGTGTGGATGTGGAGGCGCAGGCTTGCGGCGGTGTCGTTGATGCCATCGAAGAGGGTGACATGATTCTGGCAGAGGCTTTGGTGCGCAGCCACGTGGACGCGCTGCGCCGCAAAATGCCCACGCCCGATGCCGCGATTTTGGGGTGCACGCATTATCCGCTGATGCAGCAACAATTTCAAAAGGCGCTTGGTGATGAGGTGCGCGTTTTCAGCCAGGCCAATCTGGTCGCTGAAAGCCTTGCCGATTACTTGGTGCGCCACCCGGAGATGGCAGGGTTCGGGGAGAGTGCGTTTCTGACGACCGGTGATCCGCATCGGGTTGGCGACCGGGCGACGCAGTTCTTGCGACGACAGATTACATTCCAATCTGCGTAACGTATAAACACTCTTCAAGACGGGTTTCACATGACTTATTCCATCGCAATTCTCGGGGCCTCCGGCTACACCGGAGCAGAGTTGATCAGGTTGATCGCCGATCATCCCGCCATGAAAATAACTGCGCTTGGCGCATTTTCCAAAGCCGGCCAAACCGTGACGGATGTCTTTCCGCATTTACGCCACCTGGATCTGCCACCTCTTTTGCAAATTTCTGAAATCGACTTTGCAAATATTGATCTGTGCTTTTGCGCGCTGCCGCATAAGACCAGCCAGGAGGTGATTGCCAGCTTGCCTCGCGATCTCAAGATTGTGGATTTGAGCGCGGATTTCAGGCTCCGCGACCCCGCGGACTATAAGAAATGGTATGGAAACGATCATGCGGCGGTGGCCTTGCAGAAAGAAGCGGTTTATGGGCTAACCGAGTTTTACCGTGACCAGATCGCATCCGCCCGGTTGGTTGCTGGGACCGGATGCAATGCGGCCACGGGGCAGTTTGTCCTGCGGCCATTAATCTCGGCGAGATGCATTGATTTTGACGATATCATCCTCGATATGAAGTGCGCGGTCTCCGGCGCGGGCCGCAGCCTCAAAGAAAACCTGCTGCATGCGGAACTCTCTGAGGGGTATCATGCCTATGCCGTTGGTGGGACACATCGCCATTTAGGCGAGTTTGATCAAGAATTTACGGCATTGGCTGGGCGTCCTGTCCATGTGCAATTCACCCCGCATCTCATTCCCGCCAATAGGGGAATTTTGGCGACAGCCTATGTCAAAGGGGACGCCGTGAGCGTGCATGAAACATTGCAGGCGGCTTATGCAGAGGAACCCTTCATCCATGTGCTGCCCATGGGCCAAACCCCGAGCACGCGCCATATCCGTGGATCAAATTTCTGCCATATCGGAGTTGTGGGGGATCGCACGCCGGGGCGGGTGATTCTGGTCGGTGCGCTCGATAACCTCACCAAAGGATCGAGTGGGCAGGCGTTGCAAAACGCCAACCTAATGCTAAGTATCAAAGAGACGGAGGGGCTCATGATGGCACCTCTCTTTCCGTGAGGGTGCGATGAAGAGCCTTAAGAAACAACGACGTATACAGGTGATTGCGGTTGCTGCCGTGGCGTTAACGCTATCCACCGCCCTGATTGGCTATGCGATGCGGGACGGGATTAACTTTTTCCGCGCCCCAAGTCAGATCATTGCCGAACCCCCCGGACCTTCTGAGGTGTTTCGGATTGGTGGGTTGGTTGAAGAAGGCTCAATTGTGCGCGGTCAGGGCAAGACGATCAAGTTCAGCGTGACGGACGGTGGGGCGGTTGTGCCCGTGACATATACCGGCGTGCTACCGGATCTTTTTGAAGAAAACCAGGGCATGGTCGGCACGGGCCGTTACATTAACGGTGTCTTTGAGGCCTCTGAAATATTAGCAAAACATGATGAAACCTATATGCCCTCAGAGGTCGTTGACGCCTTGAAAGCACAAGGCGTTTACAAGGGCGTCGAAGGGTAGCACCGCACGCTGGGGTCAAACGGAATTAACCTCTCTAAGTCCATCTTTGTCGCTGCGACAGGCAAGCAAAGGGGACATGCATGCAAACCGTCAGAGAAATCGCATCCGAAATCGTGGCGCGCGAAGGCGGGTTCGTAAACGACGAAGATGATCCGGGCGGGGCCACCAATTTTGGCGTGACCATCCATACGATGCGCACTTTGGGGATTGATCTGGACCGGGACGGCGTCGTCACCGTGTCCGATGTGCGCGCGTTAACCCGCCTACAAGCGATTGAAATCTTCGAAAGACACTACTTTGAAAAACCACTAATCGCGCTTTTGCCGCCCGCCTTGCACGCCACTGTTTTCGACATGTACGTCAATGCGGGCAGCAATGCGATCAAGATTTTGCAACGGCTTTTATGTGATATGGGGCATCAGGTCACAGTTGATGGCGCCTTGGGTCCGCAGAGCATCGCGGCGACACAGGTTGCCTTTGAAACCGCTGCGCACCATCTGGCGGACGCCTATGGCATCGCGCGGCGTAATTATTATTTCCGCATTGCAGATCGTCGATCGGCAAGTCGCAAATATGCGCGCACCCGCAGAGGCGGCAAGGGCGGATGGATCAAACGCGCCGAGGAATTCATCTCGGCCCGATATCACCTGACAGAACAACAGTTTCAGCAAAGGGTCGCGTCATGGGTTTGATAACGGGGATTTTGAGCACGATTTTTGGCAACGGGCGCAACGTGATTGTCGACACGGCTGAGGTGTTTCGTGAAAATACCGAGGCCGGCGCATCACGATCCCAGGAATTGCGCCTTGAGGCGATGCAACAGTTTGCGCGAGAGTTTGAAGCTTCAAAACAGGGTTGGTTCGATCGCGTCATGGACGGCGTCAATCGGTTGCCGCGCCCGGCATTGGCTTTGGGGACATTGGGGCTCTTTGTGGCCGCGATGGTTGATCCCATCTGGTTTTCCGCGCGCATGCAGGGCATCGCGCTTGTGCCCGAACCGCTTTGGTGGCTGTTGGGCGTGGTGGTTTCGTTCTATTTTGGCGCGCGCCATCAGATTAAAAGCCAACAGTTTCAACGATCCATTGCCCAGACAATGGCCGTGGCACCCCAGGTGATCAAAAACATTACAACGCTCAACACCCTGAGGCCGACCAGCCCAGGGCTTGCGGACACAGGACATGATGCGCGCCTGTCCGCCCTTTCCGTTTTGCCCGATGGCAACTCCGCTCTTGCGGATTGGCAGGCGCGCCACAAACAGACCGCGACAAAGTGATGCGCTAAAAAGCGCGAATGTCATTGGACGTTTTTGCACGGCGGCGTATAGTTCGTTCATGATTACAGAATTTGGACATTTCGCGCTGATCCTGGCCTTTATCGTGGCCATTGTTCAGATGATCGTGCCGCTGATCGGGGCGCATAATCGTTGGCCTGCGTGGATGGCGGTGGCGGAACCCGCGGCCACCGCGCAGTTCTGGCTCACCGCGTTCTCCTTTGGGGCGCTGATGTATGCGTTTATCGTGTCTGACTTCAGCCTCCAGCTGGTCACGCTCAACAGCCATTCCGCCAAGCCGATGCTCTATAAAATCAGCGGCACCTGGGGCAATCACGAAGGCTCCATGCTGTTGTGGGTGTTGATTGTGACGCTTTTCGGGGCGATGGCGGCCTGGTTTGGCGGGAATTTGCCCCCCACTTTACGTGCGCGTGTGTTGGCGGTTCAATCCGCGATTGCGGTGGCGTTTTTCGCCTTCATCCTATTTACGTCCAACCCCTTCATACGCCTCGCGGTGCCGCCTTTTGACGGGCAGGATCTGAACCCGTTGTTGCAGGATCCCGGTCTCGCATTTCATCCGCCATTCCTCTATCTCGGCTACGTGGGCCTCAGCATGACGTTCAGTTTCGCGGTCGGGGCGCTGCTTGAAGGGCGCGTGGATGCGGCCTGGGGCCGTTGGGTGCGCCCCTGGACCCTTGCGGCTTGGGTATTTTTAACCATCGGTATCGCTTTGGGTTCCTGGTGGGCATATTATGAGCTTGGCTGGGGCGGTTTCTGGTTCTGGGATCCGGTCGAAAACGCCTCCTTCATGCCATGGCTGCTGGCCGCCGCGCTGCTGCATTCCGCAATCGTCGTGGAAAAACGTGAGGCCTTGAAAAGCTGGACGATCCTGCTGGCCATTCTCGCCTTTGGCTTTTCGCTGATCGGCACATTTATCGTGCGCTCGGGGCTTCTGACCTCCGTGCACGCCTTTGCCAATGACCCTGAACGCGGTGTGTTCATCCTGATGATCATGGCATTTTTCATGGGCGGTGCCTTGCTGCTCTTTGCCTTTCGGGCCAGCACAATGGAGGCGAAGGGCGTGTTTGGCGTGGTCAGCCGTGAAAGCGCGCTGGTGGCCAATAACCTCCTGCTCGCGGTGTCGTGCTTTGTCGTTTTTGTCGGCACGATGTGGCCGCTGATTGCCGAGATGTTCTTTGATCGCAAGCTCAGCGTGGGTCCGCCCTTCTTCAACATGGCGTTTTCGCCCTTCATGTTGGTGCTCGGTCTCATTCTGCCCATCGGGTCGGCCATGCCCTGGAAACGGGCGCGCATGCTGCGCGCGATGCGGCCGTTGAAATACGTATTTATACTGGCTCTGGCCATTGGCGGGCTGGTGTTTGCGATGCAGACAGGGCGCACTTTGTTGGGTCCCATCGGGATGTTTCTGGCCGCTTGGGTGGTCATGGGTACAATCGTCGATCTGGCACAACGCACGGGCCGGGGGCCGGGGCGTCTGGCACGGCTGACCCGTTTGCCGCGGGCGGATTGGGGCAAGATGATTGCCCATGCCGGTCTCGGCGTGACGATCATGGGGGTGTCCGGCCTGATGGCCTGGCAGCAAGAGGATATCCAGGTCGCGCAATTTGGTGAGCCTTTCGAGGTGGGCGGCTATACGCTGACGCTGAATGAGGTGGTGCGCAGCGAGGGGCCGAATTACCTCTCGACGACGGGCTACATCACCCTCTCGGAAAACGGCAATGTGATCGCGCAGCTGGAGCCGGAAAAACGCATTTATCCCGTGGCGCAGATGCCCACGACCGAAGCCGCCATTGACTATGATCTGGCGCGCGACGTCTATGTGGTGATCGGCGATGAGCAGGTTGGCGGCGGTTGGGCGGTGCGCACGTACATCAAACCGCTCACCAACTGGATATGGATCGGGTGCGGCCTGATGTCGCTCGGCGGGTTGTTCAGCCTGTCGGATCGACGTTTCCGGGTGGCTGCGGGCGCGCGCAGCAAATCGGCCTCACCGGTGCCAGCCGAATGATACCCCGTATCAGCCTCGTCCTGTTGCTGCTGGCGAGCCCGCTTTGGGCGATGGATCCATCTGAAATGTTGCAGGATCCGGCACTGGAGGCGCGCGCGCGTGTCATTGATCACGAGTTGCGCTGTGTGGTCTGCCAGTCGGAATCTGTGGCCTCTTCCAATGCCAATTGGGCCGAAGACGCGCGCCGCACGGTGCGCGAGCTTTTGGACGGGGGCGCGAGTG
This region includes:
- the ccmE gene encoding cytochrome c maturation protein CcmE, with product MKSLKKQRRIQVIAVAAVALTLSTALIGYAMRDGINFFRAPSQIIAEPPGPSEVFRIGGLVEEGSIVRGQGKTIKFSVTDGGAVVPVTYTGVLPDLFEENQGMVGTGRYINGVFEASEILAKHDETYMPSEVVDALKAQGVYKGVEG
- a CDS encoding holin-associated N-acetylmuramidase, whose translation is MQTVREIASEIVAREGGFVNDEDDPGGATNFGVTIHTMRTLGIDLDRDGVVTVSDVRALTRLQAIEIFERHYFEKPLIALLPPALHATVFDMYVNAGSNAIKILQRLLCDMGHQVTVDGALGPQSIAATQVAFETAAHHLADAYGIARRNYYFRIADRRSASRKYARTRRGGKGGWIKRAEEFISARYHLTEQQFQQRVASWV
- a CDS encoding heme lyase CcmF/NrfE family subunit, whose protein sequence is MITEFGHFALILAFIVAIVQMIVPLIGAHNRWPAWMAVAEPAATAQFWLTAFSFGALMYAFIVSDFSLQLVTLNSHSAKPMLYKISGTWGNHEGSMLLWVLIVTLFGAMAAWFGGNLPPTLRARVLAVQSAIAVAFFAFILFTSNPFIRLAVPPFDGQDLNPLLQDPGLAFHPPFLYLGYVGLSMTFSFAVGALLEGRVDAAWGRWVRPWTLAAWVFLTIGIALGSWWAYYELGWGGFWFWDPVENASFMPWLLAAALLHSAIVVEKREALKSWTILLAILAFGFSLIGTFIVRSGLLTSVHAFANDPERGVFILMIMAFFMGGALLLFAFRASTMEAKGVFGVVSRESALVANNLLLAVSCFVVFVGTMWPLIAEMFFDRKLSVGPPFFNMAFSPFMLVLGLILPIGSAMPWKRARMLRAMRPLKYVFILALAIGGLVFAMQTGRTLLGPIGMFLAAWVVMGTIVDLAQRTGRGPGRLARLTRLPRADWGKMIAHAGLGVTIMGVSGLMAWQQEDIQVAQFGEPFEVGGYTLTLNEVVRSEGPNYLSTTGYITLSENGNVIAQLEPEKRIYPVAQMPTTEAAIDYDLARDVYVVIGDEQVGGGWAVRTYIKPLTNWIWIGCGLMSLGGLFSLSDRRFRVAAGARSKSASPVPAE
- a CDS encoding holin family protein encodes the protein MGLITGILSTIFGNGRNVIVDTAEVFRENTEAGASRSQELRLEAMQQFAREFEASKQGWFDRVMDGVNRLPRPALALGTLGLFVAAMVDPIWFSARMQGIALVPEPLWWLLGVVVSFYFGARHQIKSQQFQRSIAQTMAVAPQVIKNITTLNTLRPTSPGLADTGHDARLSALSVLPDGNSALADWQARHKQTATK
- the argC gene encoding N-acetyl-gamma-glutamyl-phosphate reductase translates to MTYSIAILGASGYTGAELIRLIADHPAMKITALGAFSKAGQTVTDVFPHLRHLDLPPLLQISEIDFANIDLCFCALPHKTSQEVIASLPRDLKIVDLSADFRLRDPADYKKWYGNDHAAVALQKEAVYGLTEFYRDQIASARLVAGTGCNAATGQFVLRPLISARCIDFDDIILDMKCAVSGAGRSLKENLLHAELSEGYHAYAVGGTHRHLGEFDQEFTALAGRPVHVQFTPHLIPANRGILATAYVKGDAVSVHETLQAAYAEEPFIHVLPMGQTPSTRHIRGSNFCHIGVVGDRTPGRVILVGALDNLTKGSSGQALQNANLMLSIKETEGLMMAPLFP
- the murI gene encoding glutamate racemase, whose amino-acid sequence is MAIGIFDSGLGGLTVLDAVQKRLPDVPFVYLADSAHAPYGVRTADDIFELTCAAVARLFEAGCSLVILACNTASAAALRRMQESWVPPDKRVLGVFVPLIEAMTERQWGDNSPPREVNVKHVALFATPATVASRAFQRELAFRAIGVDVEAQACGGVVDAIEEGDMILAEALVRSHVDALRRKMPTPDAAILGCTHYPLMQQQFQKALGDEVRVFSQANLVAESLADYLVRHPEMAGFGESAFLTTGDPHRVGDRATQFLRRQITFQSA